One Silene latifolia isolate original U9 population chromosome 4, ASM4854445v1, whole genome shotgun sequence DNA segment encodes these proteins:
- the LOC141651759 gene encoding uncharacterized protein LOC141651759 translates to MEYLSRILADITSRGDRGSISIILRVFATFSAASSLTMNNEKSEIYFNCMAPAEVDYILHISGFKVGIFPFSYLCIPISYKRMAVGDCTRLVEKVVGRIRSWGARKLSYDRGSLQKLPLVRIRSILEIPNSGLGKICNEKRYGGLDIANARLWNKAFIGKYTWWLASKFHHMWIKWVDHVYMEGRDWQEYTPTTNSSWTWHKICQVKDTMKAGYVNGNWSAIKGVYSVSSGCLGNRIRYPGSLLSGTKPVCIILLVCWLSKRGF, encoded by the exons ATGGAGTATTTGAGCAGGATCTTAGCTGACATAACTAGCAG AGGGGACAGGGGCTCTATTTCTATCATTCTTAGAGTTTTTGCCACCTTCTCAGCTGCTTCTAGTCTTACAATGAACAATGAGAAATCTGAGATTTATTTTAATTGTATGGCTCCTGCTGAGGTGGATTATATCTTGCATATCTCTGGGTTTAAGGTTGGAATATTTCCTTTTAGTTACCTTTGTATACCTATCTCTTACAAGAGAATGGCTGTAGGGGACTGTACCAGATTGGTGGAAAAAGTGGTTGGAAGAATCAGGAGTTGGGGGGCTAGAAAACTGAGTTAT GATAGAGGGAGTTTGCAGAAATTACCTCTGGTCAGGATCAGATCAATACTTGAAATCCCCAACAGTGGCTTGGGAAAAATCTGTAATGAGAAGAGGTATGGGGGCTTGGACATTGCTAATGCTAGACTCTGGAATAAGGCTTTTATAGGGAAATACACCTGGTGGTTGGCATCTAAATTTCATCACATGTGGATTAAATGGGTGGATCATGTTTATATGGAAGGAAGGGATTGGCAGGAGTACACTCCAACTACTAACTCAAGCTGGACTTGGCACAAGATCTGTCAGGTGAAGGACACTATGAAAGCTGGGTATGTTAATGGCAACTGGTCTGCTATTAAAGGGGTATACTCTGTGTCAAGTGGTTGCTTGGGCAATAGAATAAGGTACCCTGGCTCCCTCTTGTCTGGAACAAAACCAGTATGCATTATTTTATTGGTTTGTTGGCTGTCCAAGAGAGGCTTCTGA